In Bacillota bacterium, the following are encoded in one genomic region:
- the larA gene encoding nickel-dependent lactate racemase has protein sequence MNRYPLPLGTETLELALPPGTEVLSMSTPETLADPEAAIAEALVHSINSPSLEELIAAKLAQHSNPTAVIVISDSTRPVPYTGPAGILWPIIAKLLEHGIDPGAITVLVATGTHRPNTLDELKQMLDPRVFEHNIAVVNHDCRDTDNLAYLGKTQRGSQVYINKTYLNADIKILTGLVESHFMAGASGGRKSICPGLIGEASTYIFHGAEMLSSPEARDLVLEGNPCHEEALEVAKMAGADYIVNVTLDHQFRLTGVFAGELEAAHQKAFERVFGYVSIPIAKPYDIVVTHAGFVGVNHYQAAKVAVASIPALKPNGKLIIAANNTDPDPVGSPQYRTVLHLLKLMGAEKFKQLILSPDWTFIPEQWQVQMWARVFDRIPQEHLVYYSPQLTQRDYAFVPGVAGNRYLAPERVNSATAADIPQVISAAVSEAVQEFRAKHNTEPTIAYLADGPYGIPVTTKTAE, from the coding sequence ATGAATCGTTATCCACTGCCACTGGGCACAGAAACCCTAGAACTGGCACTGCCACCGGGAACAGAAGTGTTGTCCATGTCTACCCCAGAGACGTTGGCCGATCCCGAGGCAGCCATTGCAGAGGCATTGGTCCACTCCATCAACAGTCCCAGCTTAGAAGAGCTCATTGCCGCTAAGCTAGCGCAGCACTCCAATCCTACCGCTGTCATCGTCATCTCCGATAGCACTCGACCCGTTCCCTATACAGGACCAGCGGGGATTCTCTGGCCCATCATCGCCAAGCTCTTGGAGCATGGAATTGATCCCGGGGCCATCACGGTGTTAGTCGCGACGGGCACCCATCGCCCCAACACCCTCGATGAGCTTAAGCAGATGTTGGATCCCAGAGTCTTTGAGCACAACATCGCTGTGGTTAACCATGATTGTCGGGATACTGACAACCTCGCCTACCTGGGCAAGACCCAGCGAGGCAGCCAGGTCTACATTAATAAGACCTATCTCAATGCCGACATCAAGATCTTGACGGGTCTGGTGGAAAGCCACTTTATGGCCGGCGCCTCTGGGGGCCGCAAATCCATCTGTCCTGGGCTAATCGGTGAAGCCAGCACCTATATTTTCCATGGCGCCGAGATGCTGTCGTCCCCCGAGGCTCGAGACTTAGTGCTGGAGGGTAATCCCTGCCACGAAGAAGCCTTAGAAGTCGCGAAGATGGCAGGAGCCGATTATATTGTTAACGTCACCCTAGATCACCAATTTCGCCTCACCGGTGTCTTTGCTGGCGAACTGGAGGCCGCCCACCAAAAGGCCTTCGAAAGGGTATTTGGATACGTTTCCATACCCATTGCCAAGCCCTATGACATTGTAGTTACCCATGCCGGTTTCGTCGGGGTTAACCACTATCAGGCGGCCAAGGTTGCCGTAGCGTCGATACCGGCCCTAAAACCCAATGGCAAACTGATTATCGCTGCCAACAATACCGACCCTGATCCTGTAGGCAGTCCCCAGTACAGAACGGTACTGCACCTTCTTAAGCTGATGGGAGCCGAGAAGTTTAAGCAGCTGATTCTATCACCGGATTGGACCTTTATCCCCGAGCAGTGGCAGGTCCAAATGTGGGCCCGAGTCTTTGACCGGATACCCCAGGAACACCTAGTCTACTACAGTCCACAGTTAACCCAACGGGATTATGCCTTTGTTCCGGGGGTTGCTGGCAATCGCTATCTCGCACCGGAGCGAGTTAACTCCGCTACCGCAGCGGACATTCCCCAGGTGATCTCTGCCGCGGTTTCGGAGGCTGTCCAAGAGTTTCGCGCCAAACACAACACCGAACCCACCATCGCCTATCTAGCCGATGGTCCCTACGGAATTCCGGTAACCACCAAGACCGCAGAGTAA
- a CDS encoding Gfo/Idh/MocA family oxidoreductase translates to MNKTVKFAIVGCGVIGKLHAKQLSQIDSAELVGFADIIPARADNYAAEFGGKPYYDYRQMLSQTDADVISICTPSGLHGEMTIEAAQHGKHVIVEKPMDIKLEVAMAMTKACREAGVKLACIFQHRFDPATRKVKEFIDSNRFGKLVMINAHVHWYRSNAYYASGDWRGTWALDGGGVLMNQAIHTIDLMQYLGGPVRQLTAMTANLLHPTIEVEDVASATVEFTNGAIGAFTATTCAYPGLTTRVEIFGENGSCIIENDKLVYQHFAANEDSGTHGLNYTESNQVSEEEEDQDSPDVRARIYGNSHYYQFLDFIEALQQDRDPMVTGEEGQRALELVLAMYQSAQRQQPVTLPLLETK, encoded by the coding sequence GTGAACAAAACCGTGAAATTCGCCATCGTCGGTTGTGGAGTAATTGGTAAACTACATGCCAAACAGCTTAGCCAAATTGATTCTGCTGAACTTGTGGGATTCGCCGACATCATTCCAGCCCGTGCCGACAATTACGCGGCCGAGTTCGGAGGAAAACCCTACTACGATTACCGGCAGATGCTTAGTCAAACCGATGCCGATGTAATCAGTATTTGCACCCCCAGCGGGCTCCATGGAGAGATGACCATTGAAGCCGCCCAACATGGGAAACACGTGATCGTGGAAAAACCCATGGACATTAAGCTCGAGGTGGCCATGGCCATGACCAAGGCCTGCCGGGAGGCCGGGGTCAAGTTAGCTTGCATTTTCCAGCACCGCTTCGATCCCGCCACTCGTAAAGTCAAGGAGTTTATCGATTCCAACCGCTTTGGAAAGCTAGTGATGATCAATGCCCATGTCCATTGGTATCGTTCCAACGCATACTACGCCAGTGGCGACTGGCGGGGAACCTGGGCTCTAGACGGCGGTGGAGTCCTGATGAATCAAGCCATTCATACCATCGATCTGATGCAGTACTTGGGAGGTCCCGTTCGCCAGTTAACGGCTATGACCGCCAATCTCCTCCACCCCACCATCGAAGTGGAAGACGTCGCTTCGGCCACCGTGGAGTTTACCAATGGCGCCATCGGTGCCTTCACGGCCACCACCTGCGCCTATCCCGGGTTAACCACCAGAGTCGAGATCTTCGGAGAGAACGGCTCCTGCATCATCGAAAATGATAAGTTGGTCTACCAGCATTTTGCGGCCAACGAGGACTCCGGAACCCATGGTTTGAACTATACCGAATCCAACCAGGTCTCCGAGGAAGAGGAAGACCAAGACTCCCCGGATGTCAGGGCTAGAATCTACGGCAACAGCCACTACTACCAGTTCCTAGACTTCATTGAGGCCCTCCAGCAGGATCGGGATCCCATGGTAACAGGGGAAGAGGGGCAGCGAGCCCTGGAGTTGGTCTTGGCAATGTACCAGTCGGCGCAGCGGCAGCAACCGGTCACCTTACCCCTGCTGGAGACGAAGTAA
- a CDS encoding 3-ketoacyl-ACP reductase — MDATGRRTALVTGGSRGIGRGICLELARRGYRIAVNYARSEGEAAETLALVESLGGQGITVQGDIASAADRERLVDTVITEFGRIDVLVNNAGVAPRQRMDILEATESEFDFVLDTNLKGPYFLTQKVAKLMIQQVEANPSGKRPVIVNIGSISADTVSLNRGEYCISKAGVAMMTKLWAARLAQYGICVYELRPGVIATDMTAQVKAMYDAKIADGLIPIKRWGQPEDIGKAVAAIAEGAFAYSTGETIWIDGGMHIPRL, encoded by the coding sequence ATGGATGCAACGGGTAGAAGAACGGCCCTAGTTACCGGAGGCAGTCGCGGCATCGGCAGAGGCATCTGCTTGGAGCTGGCCCGAAGGGGATATAGAATCGCCGTCAACTACGCCCGCAGTGAAGGCGAGGCTGCCGAGACCCTAGCTTTAGTAGAGTCTCTGGGCGGGCAAGGGATCACTGTGCAAGGGGATATCGCTTCCGCCGCCGATAGAGAGCGTCTGGTGGACACGGTCATCACCGAATTTGGCCGAATCGATGTCCTGGTTAATAATGCCGGAGTGGCTCCGAGACAGAGAATGGACATTTTGGAGGCCACGGAGTCAGAGTTTGATTTCGTCTTGGACACTAACCTCAAGGGCCCCTACTTCCTAACCCAAAAAGTGGCCAAGCTTATGATCCAACAGGTGGAGGCCAATCCCAGCGGCAAACGCCCGGTGATCGTCAATATCGGTTCTATCTCCGCTGACACCGTTTCCCTGAACCGTGGAGAATACTGTATATCCAAGGCCGGTGTGGCGATGATGACCAAGCTGTGGGCCGCTCGTTTGGCCCAGTATGGCATTTGTGTATATGAACTGCGGCCGGGAGTGATTGCCACTGACATGACAGCCCAGGTCAAAGCCATGTATGATGCTAAGATTGCCGATGGACTGATTCCCATCAAACGTTGGGGTCAACCGGAAGACATCGGCAAAGCGGTAGCAGCCATAGCTGAAGGGGCCTTTGCCTACTCCACGGGAGAAACCATCTGGATTGACGGCGGTATGCACATCCCCCGACTCTAG
- a CDS encoding diacylglycerol kinase family lipid kinase translates to MDDNRMRRIKVIVNPMAGQGRALRVLSQVEEILRTQGIEYDVAKTSAPGHGSRLAQMAAQEGWPQVAAIGGDGTINEVLQGVIHTDTMLSIIPGGTGNDLARSLAIPLEIPAAATLLWSGTPAKMDVGMETNRGFASLASLGFPVDVIAHVNENKSIFSGSIKIFAGVWKTLCNLRSHPMTIRTDGQVRRVEAIGVFVQNTRSAGGGLMIAPEAHPADGMLDLVIIHRISRWDLITTLPKAYKGTHVDHPAVEIVRWRRVTIEPELPMTKMVDGELVGTAPIQASLVRQALKILVPPETASLLNASQLDSVAVSAR, encoded by the coding sequence GTGGACGACAATCGCATGCGTCGGATCAAAGTAATCGTTAATCCCATGGCGGGCCAGGGCAGAGCCCTTCGGGTCCTATCCCAGGTAGAGGAAATTCTCCGTACCCAAGGGATAGAATACGATGTAGCCAAGACCAGCGCACCGGGACATGGTTCGAGGCTCGCCCAGATGGCTGCCCAGGAGGGTTGGCCCCAGGTAGCCGCCATTGGAGGCGATGGGACCATTAACGAAGTGTTGCAGGGGGTAATCCATACCGATACAATGCTGTCGATTATCCCCGGCGGGACCGGCAATGATTTGGCCCGTTCTCTAGCTATACCCCTAGAGATACCGGCGGCTGCCACTCTCCTGTGGTCAGGAACACCGGCGAAGATGGATGTGGGAATGGAAACTAACCGCGGCTTTGCCTCCCTGGCTTCCCTGGGATTTCCCGTGGACGTCATTGCCCATGTCAATGAAAACAAAAGTATCTTCAGTGGATCCATCAAGATCTTCGCAGGGGTATGGAAGACCCTTTGCAATTTGCGCAGCCACCCGATGACAATCAGAACCGATGGTCAGGTCAGGCGAGTGGAAGCCATTGGGGTCTTCGTACAAAATACCAGGTCTGCCGGCGGCGGCCTGATGATTGCCCCAGAGGCTCACCCCGCGGATGGGATGCTGGACCTGGTCATCATTCACCGAATCTCCCGCTGGGACTTGATTACCACTTTGCCCAAGGCTTACAAGGGAACCCATGTTGATCATCCAGCGGTGGAAATAGTCCGCTGGCGCCGGGTAACCATCGAACCGGAGTTGCCAATGACGAAAATGGTGGACGGTGAACTCGTGGGCACTGCCCCAATTCAAGCGTCCTTGGTGAGGCAAGCCCTGAAAATCCTGGTTCCGCCCGAGACCGCTTCTCTGCTCAATGCTTCACAACTGGATTCCGTGGCTGTCAGCGCCCGATAG
- a CDS encoding aminotransferase class I/II-fold pyridoxal phosphate-dependent enzyme codes for MSGFAFFGAYFLGIWYSISRHCAQGCAQTKEVPRPVAIPEEVKNQIATKIDSDGKNLTDFINLETPSQDIFAKTIPFYSFMEDLTDKQHNHYRRELVGPSANRVKIHDPYTGKVREMIMMASNNYLGLTTHPRVVKAGLEALRDYGAGAGSVPLLGGTLDLHRQLERKLARLKGCEDAMIFTSGYTSNVGIVSALVRETDVALNDRLNHASIIDGCRLSGGNLRTFRHNDMDSLEKMLERCRKRYDGILVIVDGVFSMDGDIAPLPRIMELAAHYGARVMIDEAHATGVIGPNGRGTPEHFGMEGKVDIVAGTLSKGLGVVGGFVASTKEVINYLRFYARSYMFSTAMTPADAAALSAAIDVLETEPQLRERLWYNIDYMISNLKGLGLDLGNAETAIIPIIIPDEDKLRKVSRYVHEAGIFLNPVYYPAVPKGLSRIRLSLMATHTQEDLDETLTVVEDALRKYGVI; via the coding sequence ATGAGCGGTTTTGCGTTCTTTGGTGCATATTTCCTGGGCATCTGGTATAGTATAAGTAGACATTGTGCTCAAGGTTGTGCTCAAACGAAGGAGGTTCCAAGGCCAGTGGCTATTCCAGAAGAAGTTAAGAACCAGATAGCAACGAAAATCGATTCCGATGGCAAGAATCTAACGGATTTTATCAACTTGGAGACACCCAGTCAGGATATCTTTGCCAAGACTATTCCCTTCTATAGCTTTATGGAGGATCTGACCGATAAACAGCATAATCACTACCGCCGAGAACTGGTAGGTCCCTCGGCTAACCGAGTGAAGATCCATGACCCCTATACCGGGAAGGTTCGGGAAATGATCATGATGGCCTCGAACAACTACTTGGGACTAACTACCCATCCTCGGGTGGTAAAGGCAGGCTTAGAAGCACTGCGGGATTACGGAGCTGGGGCCGGAAGTGTACCGTTACTGGGAGGGACCCTGGATTTACATAGACAGCTAGAGCGGAAATTAGCTAGACTCAAGGGCTGTGAAGATGCAATGATCTTCACCTCGGGATATACCTCCAATGTCGGGATTGTCTCGGCTTTGGTCAGGGAAACCGATGTCGCCTTGAATGACCGGCTCAACCATGCCAGTATTATCGATGGTTGCCGTCTCTCTGGCGGAAATTTGCGGACCTTCCGCCACAATGATATGGACAGTTTGGAGAAAATGCTGGAGCGCTGTCGTAAGAGATATGACGGAATTCTCGTTATTGTCGATGGAGTCTTTAGCATGGATGGCGATATTGCACCCCTACCTCGCATCATGGAGTTGGCCGCCCATTACGGCGCCAGAGTGATGATTGATGAGGCCCATGCCACTGGAGTGATCGGACCCAATGGTCGGGGAACTCCGGAGCACTTTGGGATGGAAGGCAAAGTAGATATCGTGGCCGGTACCTTGAGTAAGGGCTTGGGAGTGGTGGGAGGCTTTGTGGCTTCAACCAAGGAGGTAATCAACTACCTTCGTTTCTATGCTCGGTCCTACATGTTCTCCACCGCGATGACCCCTGCCGACGCCGCGGCTTTGTCAGCGGCCATCGATGTCTTGGAGACGGAACCACAGCTGCGGGAGCGGCTTTGGTACAACATTGACTATATGATCTCCAATTTGAAGGGATTGGGACTGGATCTGGGCAATGCCGAGACCGCGATTATTCCCATCATCATTCCCGATGAAGATAAACTCCGAAAGGTCAGTCGTTATGTCCATGAGGCAGGCATTTTCCTAAACCCAGTCTACTATCCTGCAGTACCCAAGGGACTGTCTCGGATTCGGTTGAGCTTGATGGCAACCCACACCCAGGAAGATCTGGATGAAACCCTGACGGTGGTTGAAGATGCCCTGCGAAAGTATGGTGTAATCTGA